A single region of the Alteriqipengyuania flavescens genome encodes:
- a CDS encoding ABC transporter substrate-binding protein, producing the protein MRAILSALVCLSLCACSQVPERGTDAPRRIVSLDYCADQYVLKFADREDILALSPDAGKRFSYMRAAADGIPTVRPRTADVLALQPDLVVRTYGGGHDIADFMKEPGVPVVQIGFPQSIDEVRGEVLRVGTELGKPEEAAELVAEMDRRLWALAERPRPRREVLYMTPAGVTAGEGTLVHELFVAAGLENFQDRPGWNPLPLERLAYERPDLIAAAFFESATNHVDNWSAARHPVAQAQLRELPVVPLEGAWTACGGWFLLDAVEALATSGENTR; encoded by the coding sequence ATGCGGGCGATCCTCTCGGCGCTGGTGTGCCTCTCGCTCTGTGCCTGTTCGCAGGTGCCCGAGCGGGGCACCGATGCGCCGCGACGGATCGTCAGCCTCGATTATTGCGCCGACCAATATGTGCTGAAATTCGCCGATCGCGAAGATATCCTCGCGCTGTCGCCCGATGCGGGGAAACGCTTTTCCTACATGCGCGCGGCGGCCGACGGTATCCCCACGGTGCGTCCGCGCACGGCGGATGTCCTCGCGCTACAGCCCGATCTGGTGGTGCGGACATATGGCGGCGGGCACGACATTGCGGACTTCATGAAAGAGCCGGGCGTGCCGGTCGTGCAGATCGGCTTCCCCCAATCGATTGACGAAGTGCGGGGCGAAGTGCTGCGCGTGGGGACCGAACTCGGCAAGCCCGAGGAGGCGGCGGAACTCGTCGCCGAGATGGATCGGCGCCTCTGGGCGCTCGCCGAAAGGCCCCGGCCTCGTCGCGAAGTTCTCTACATGACCCCCGCCGGTGTGACCGCTGGCGAGGGGACACTGGTGCACGAACTGTTCGTGGCGGCCGGCCTCGAGAATTTCCAGGATCGCCCCGGCTGGAATCCCCTTCCGCTCGAACGCCTCGCCTACGAGCGCCCCGACCTGATCGCGGCGGCGTTTTTCGAGAGCGCGACCAACCACGTCGACAACTGGAGCGCGGCGCGCCATCCGGTGGCGCAGGCGCAGCTGCGCGAACTGCCGGTCGTCCCGTTAGAAGGAGCATGGACGGCTTGCGGTGGGTGGTTCCTGCTAGACGCAGTCGAAGCGCTGGCGACATCGGGGGAGAACACGCGATGA
- a CDS encoding TonB-dependent receptor plug domain-containing protein has translation MKTALYLPVAASAVALCSTGAFAQSVDRPEDEELGSETIVVTANRTERAISQVGESVTVVEEEEIVNRQPSDVLDVLRTVPGVTFNRNGGIGTNAGVSIRGAESDQTVVLIDGVKLNDPASPGGGFNFGPLLLGNIARVEVVRGSQSVLYGSQAIGGVVNLITREPTEELGMFARAEYGARDTAELTGNVSGRFGPVAASIGASYLHTDGISAFSEARGGAERDGFESLGVNGKIDIALSENLSIDLRGFYADGEVGIDGFPAPDYVFADVDEVSYRNDFVGYAGLNADFLDGRFRNRLGFAYTNIDRRNFNFDTDTETFDANGENRRYEYQGVFDAAEFVELVFGAEREKSDFRSGTDEADVWINSVYGQVNLSPVTGLSLTGGVRYDDHETFGDATTFAASGAYTPNSGDTVVRASYGEGFKAPSLYQIYSTYGNPALLPEESESWDVGITHSFLDRRAQIGVTYFERDSTNLIGFVSTATPPFGFYDNTELASAKGWEFGLAVRPVDGFDVALNYTNIDAIDETTGNKLARRAEDKADLVVDYRMSNGIGIGATVLVVGDSFDNASNTRQLDGYVVADLRASYGVTEQLEIFGRVENLFDEEYETVYRYGQPGRAVFGGVRFRM, from the coding sequence ATGAAAACCGCACTCTATCTGCCCGTCGCGGCATCGGCCGTGGCGCTGTGTTCGACCGGAGCATTCGCCCAGTCGGTCGATCGCCCCGAAGACGAGGAACTGGGCTCCGAAACGATCGTCGTCACCGCCAATCGCACCGAACGGGCGATCAGCCAGGTAGGTGAATCGGTCACCGTCGTCGAGGAAGAGGAAATAGTGAACCGTCAGCCGAGCGATGTGCTCGATGTGCTGCGCACCGTCCCCGGCGTCACCTTCAACCGTAATGGCGGCATCGGCACTAATGCTGGCGTCTCCATCCGCGGGGCCGAAAGCGACCAGACCGTTGTGCTGATCGACGGCGTGAAGCTGAACGATCCGGCGTCGCCCGGCGGCGGGTTCAATTTCGGACCGCTGCTGCTGGGCAATATCGCCCGGGTGGAAGTGGTGCGCGGTTCGCAGAGCGTGCTCTACGGCAGCCAGGCGATCGGCGGTGTCGTGAACCTAATCACGCGCGAACCGACCGAGGAACTCGGCATGTTTGCCCGTGCCGAATATGGCGCGCGCGATACGGCGGAACTGACCGGCAATGTTTCGGGTCGGTTCGGCCCGGTCGCGGCCAGCATCGGGGCAAGCTATCTGCATACCGACGGCATCTCTGCCTTCAGCGAAGCGCGGGGCGGGGCCGAGAGGGACGGTTTCGAAAGCCTTGGCGTCAATGGCAAGATCGACATAGCCCTGAGCGAAAACCTCTCCATCGATCTGCGCGGCTTCTACGCCGACGGCGAAGTGGGCATCGATGGCTTCCCGGCTCCCGACTACGTCTTCGCGGATGTCGATGAAGTTTCCTATCGCAACGATTTCGTTGGTTATGCGGGGCTGAATGCCGACTTCCTCGACGGTCGTTTCCGCAATCGGCTGGGCTTCGCCTACACCAATATCGATCGCCGCAACTTCAACTTCGATACCGATACCGAGACGTTCGACGCCAATGGCGAGAATCGTCGCTACGAGTATCAGGGCGTGTTCGACGCCGCCGAGTTTGTCGAACTGGTCTTCGGGGCCGAGCGCGAGAAATCCGATTTTCGCAGCGGCACCGATGAAGCCGACGTCTGGATCAACAGCGTCTACGGACAGGTCAACCTGAGCCCCGTGACAGGTCTCTCGTTGACCGGGGGCGTGCGCTACGACGATCACGAGACCTTCGGCGATGCAACGACTTTCGCGGCCAGCGGCGCCTACACTCCCAATAGCGGCGATACCGTGGTGCGGGCCAGCTATGGCGAAGGCTTCAAGGCCCCATCGCTCTATCAGATCTATAGCACCTACGGGAATCCGGCCCTTCTGCCGGAGGAATCGGAAAGCTGGGATGTCGGCATAACGCACAGCTTCCTCGATCGGCGTGCGCAGATCGGTGTCACCTATTTCGAGAGGGATTCGACCAATCTGATCGGATTCGTCTCGACCGCGACACCGCCTTTCGGCTTCTACGACAACACCGAACTCGCATCGGCGAAAGGCTGGGAGTTCGGACTCGCGGTCCGTCCGGTCGACGGCTTCGATGTCGCGCTGAACTACACCAATATCGATGCGATCGACGAGACCACCGGCAACAAGCTTGCCCGGCGTGCCGAAGACAAGGCCGACTTGGTGGTCGATTACCGGATGAGTAACGGCATCGGCATCGGAGCCACCGTTCTCGTTGTCGGGGACAGCTTCGACAATGCAAGCAACACACGGCAACTGGACGGCTATGTGGTGGCCGACCTTCGGGCCAGCTACGGTGTCACCGAGCAGCTGGAGATCTTCGGACGGGTCGAGAACCTGTTCGATGAGGAATACGAGACCGTTTATCGTTACGGCCAGCCCGGTCGCGCGGTATTCGGCGGCGTGCGCTTCCGGATGTAG
- the cobO gene encoding cob(I)yrinic acid a,c-diamide adenosyltransferase: MSETDSDTHKEKMKELQAAQAKRRRELKDPERGLVLVHTGDGKGKSSSAFGVIARALGWGQKVAVVQFIKGKWKTGEKKFFSRFPDLVDWHVMGDGFTWDTQDRDRDIEAAETALAKAGELIASGDYALVVLDEINIALRYEYLTPAAVIEALERRGDTRIILTGRDAKPELIDYADTVTEMAEIKHAYHAGIRAQQGIDF; this comes from the coding sequence ATGAGCGAGACCGACAGCGATACACACAAGGAGAAGATGAAGGAGCTGCAGGCCGCGCAAGCGAAGCGGCGCCGGGAGCTCAAGGATCCAGAACGCGGCCTCGTGCTGGTCCACACCGGCGATGGGAAGGGCAAGTCGAGCTCGGCCTTCGGGGTCATCGCCCGCGCGCTGGGCTGGGGACAGAAGGTTGCCGTGGTGCAATTCATCAAGGGCAAGTGGAAGACGGGCGAGAAGAAGTTTTTCTCGCGCTTCCCGGATTTGGTGGACTGGCACGTCATGGGCGACGGTTTCACATGGGATACGCAGGACAGGGATCGCGATATCGAAGCCGCGGAAACGGCATTGGCCAAGGCCGGTGAGTTGATCGCGAGCGGCGACTACGCCTTGGTCGTGCTCGACGAAATCAATATCGCGTTGCGCTACGAATACCTGACGCCCGCGGCAGTGATCGAGGCGCTGGAACGCAGGGGTGATACCCGGATCATCCTTACCGGGCGGGACGCTAAGCCCGAACTGATCGATTATGCCGACACCGTCACCGAGATGGCCGAAATCAAGCACGCCTACCACGCCGGTATCCGCGCGCAGCAGGGCATCGACTTCTAG
- a CDS encoding histidine phosphatase family protein, with translation MALILLRHGEPQIEAGVCYGLSDVPAKAFDQKDLHALVAALPSRFARIDSSPLIRCTAVAEQLSAHFDLPVHADPRLMEIDFGNWEMQVWDDIPRHEIDEWAEDIEGARPHGGESVAQMAERVRTYLLDSARIEGHILAITHLGVVRCVAAALGRPNPFELELGFGQFLTVEPRGGV, from the coding sequence ATGGCTCTGATCCTGCTCCGCCATGGCGAGCCGCAGATCGAAGCGGGCGTTTGCTACGGCCTGTCGGACGTTCCCGCTAAAGCCTTTGACCAGAAAGACCTTCATGCACTGGTGGCCGCGTTGCCCAGCCGCTTTGCACGGATCGACAGCAGCCCACTGATCCGATGCACTGCGGTGGCGGAGCAGTTGTCCGCGCATTTCGACCTTCCCGTCCACGCCGACCCGAGACTGATGGAGATCGATTTCGGGAACTGGGAAATGCAGGTGTGGGACGATATTCCTCGTCACGAGATCGATGAGTGGGCAGAAGATATCGAAGGCGCTCGCCCGCACGGAGGGGAGAGTGTCGCGCAAATGGCTGAGCGGGTTCGCACATATCTGCTCGATTCCGCGAGGATCGAGGGACATATCCTTGCCATCACGCATCTCGGCGTCGTCCGTTGCGTCGCCGCGGCCCTCGGCCGACCTAACCCATTTGAACTCGAACTCGGCTTCGGCCAGTTCCTCACCGTTGAACCAAGAGGGGGCGTATGA
- the cobS gene encoding adenosylcobinamide-GDP ribazoletransferase gives MKRPFAAALAAWVFLTRLPLPAAQLDESDFEAAPGFYPLVGVLIGVIGAAAFALGWAIGGAFIAAIFGTASTLLATGAFHEDGLADLFDGQGATTSQRMMEIMRDSRLGTFGAAALFIVLLLKIAALAQLPFMVALAALPVAHGASRLSAVIVIATSRYARAEGIAKPVAKGIGAAPLVVATLTGIAAVAIGATILGPGAALCGLAGLAIGHISTRLLFERKLGGYTGDCLGAVQQISEVGFYLGTLAWL, from the coding sequence ATGAAGCGTCCATTCGCCGCCGCTTTGGCCGCGTGGGTGTTCCTGACGCGACTTCCTTTGCCCGCGGCGCAGCTCGACGAGAGCGATTTCGAGGCCGCGCCCGGCTTCTATCCGCTGGTCGGCGTGTTGATCGGCGTAATCGGCGCTGCCGCTTTTGCGCTCGGTTGGGCAATCGGCGGGGCCTTTATCGCAGCGATCTTCGGCACTGCGTCTACGCTGCTGGCAACCGGTGCCTTTCACGAGGATGGCCTGGCGGACCTGTTTGATGGGCAAGGCGCGACAACGTCGCAGCGGATGATGGAGATCATGCGCGACAGCCGGCTCGGCACATTCGGAGCCGCAGCGCTGTTCATAGTTCTGCTGCTCAAGATCGCGGCACTGGCGCAACTCCCTTTCATGGTCGCACTCGCCGCCCTGCCCGTGGCGCACGGAGCCTCGCGCCTGTCGGCAGTGATCGTGATCGCGACAAGTCGTTACGCACGTGCCGAGGGGATCGCCAAGCCGGTTGCGAAGGGGATCGGAGCAGCGCCGCTGGTGGTGGCGACGCTAACCGGGATCGCTGCGGTCGCAATCGGTGCGACCATTCTTGGGCCCGGCGCAGCGCTATGCGGCTTGGCCGGCCTTGCCATCGGCCATATCTCGACGCGGCTGCTCTTCGAGCGCAAGCTTGGCGGCTATACTGGCGATTGCCTCGGCGCGGTGCAGCAGATCAGCGAAGTCGGCTTCTATCTTGGCACCCTCGCATGGCTCTGA
- the cobT gene encoding nicotinate-nucleotide--dimethylbenzimidazole phosphoribosyltransferase, protein MTRADFQRLIDDKTKPIGSLGRLESLAVQAAAILGDMTPSNASASLTIFAADHGIAAQRVSAFPQEVTGQMVANFLAGGAAANVIAAQFDIPVTVVDCGIAHPPRRRDGLIDLSLGGGTADSSTGPAMSPETARNAIAQGRQFASGIESKIVCFGEMGIANTSAAALLAHKLSGISVAELVGRGTGLDDTALSHKQEVLEHAAARTGALAPIEALAEVGGFEIGTMAGAMVGAGASNKLVVVDGFIATAAAALARAIEPDCERAFVYAHRSAEHGHRTLLDWLEAEPLLDLDMRLGEGTGALLAVPIIHAALSLFGMASFSQAGVSGAPPIS, encoded by the coding sequence ATGACCCGAGCCGACTTCCAGCGCCTGATCGACGACAAGACTAAGCCGATAGGGTCATTGGGAAGGCTCGAGAGCCTTGCAGTTCAGGCTGCTGCGATCCTTGGCGACATGACTCCGTCGAATGCTTCGGCATCGTTGACCATTTTCGCAGCTGATCATGGGATTGCCGCACAGCGTGTGTCCGCGTTCCCGCAGGAGGTTACCGGCCAAATGGTCGCCAACTTCCTTGCAGGCGGAGCCGCTGCGAATGTCATCGCGGCGCAATTCGACATACCGGTGACCGTCGTTGACTGCGGAATCGCGCATCCGCCGCGCCGACGTGATGGGCTTATCGATCTGTCGTTGGGAGGGGGAACGGCCGACAGTTCGACAGGGCCTGCGATGTCGCCCGAGACGGCAAGGAACGCGATTGCGCAAGGGCGACAGTTCGCAAGCGGTATTGAAAGCAAGATCGTCTGTTTCGGCGAGATGGGCATCGCGAACACTTCCGCTGCAGCCCTGCTTGCGCACAAGCTGAGCGGCATTTCCGTGGCCGAACTCGTAGGGCGAGGGACGGGCCTCGACGATACCGCTCTCTCCCACAAGCAAGAGGTTCTCGAACACGCAGCTGCGCGGACTGGAGCGCTTGCGCCGATTGAAGCGCTGGCCGAGGTTGGCGGCTTCGAGATCGGCACGATGGCGGGTGCAATGGTTGGCGCCGGGGCATCGAATAAACTTGTGGTGGTCGATGGCTTTATCGCGACCGCTGCCGCCGCGCTTGCGCGGGCGATCGAGCCAGACTGTGAACGGGCCTTTGTCTATGCGCATCGCTCGGCAGAACACGGCCATCGGACGCTGCTCGACTGGCTAGAAGCCGAACCACTGCTCGACCTCGACATGCGGCTGGGCGAAGGGACCGGCGCGTTGTTGGCCGTGCCGATTATTCACGCCGCGCTCTCGCTTTTCGGCATGGCAAGCTTTTCTCAGGCAGGGGTGTCCGGCGCTCCCCCGATTTCATGA
- a CDS encoding sce7726 family protein, producing the protein MIERVTPCATVGDTFESAFEILKVAGRRDEYVYRAAISHKILMGTHSLQSASMLNEFRAGSCKADLVILNGTATVYEIKSERDSLTRLANQVENYKRVFAKVNVIAGESHVDGVLATVPADVGVLCLSRRYQISTVRDAVDCPQRVCPVTVFESLRAAEAIAILKSLGVLVPKVPNTQRHAALRTLFADLDPATLHVEMVRTLKRTRNLAPLGELVDQLPNSLQAAALSIPVRRSDHNRLVTAVATPLRAAMAWS; encoded by the coding sequence TTGATCGAGCGTGTCACGCCTTGTGCGACTGTCGGAGACACATTCGAATCCGCCTTTGAAATTCTGAAGGTGGCAGGCCGACGCGACGAATATGTCTATCGGGCGGCCATCAGTCACAAGATCCTGATGGGCACCCACTCGCTGCAATCCGCGTCGATGCTCAACGAGTTTCGCGCCGGCTCATGCAAGGCCGATCTGGTCATTCTTAATGGTACCGCGACTGTCTACGAAATAAAATCGGAGCGGGATTCGCTGACCCGGCTCGCCAACCAGGTTGAAAACTACAAACGCGTATTTGCAAAGGTGAACGTGATCGCCGGCGAGAGCCATGTCGATGGCGTACTTGCGACCGTTCCTGCAGACGTGGGCGTCTTGTGCTTGTCACGACGGTATCAGATCTCAACTGTGCGCGACGCCGTCGATTGCCCACAACGTGTTTGCCCAGTGACGGTATTCGAATCGCTTCGTGCAGCCGAGGCCATCGCGATCCTCAAGTCACTGGGCGTCCTGGTTCCGAAAGTTCCGAACACACAGCGCCATGCAGCATTGCGCACCCTGTTTGCCGATCTCGATCCAGCAACCCTGCATGTCGAGATGGTTCGGACCTTGAAGCGGACCCGCAATCTTGCGCCGCTCGGCGAGCTTGTCGACCAACTACCAAACTCGCTGCAGGCAGCTGCATTGTCGATCCCGGTACGCCGCAGCGATCATAATCGTCTGGTCACGGCGGTGGCCACGCCTCTGCGTGCCGCGATGGCATGGAGTTAA
- a CDS encoding sce7725 family protein: protein MYHPYFRGKQFELITIREMAPLLAEKEFVPIIEPVREALGGLKKTLTAVCDAGGRAIVIVNPYHGDHQEDGTSITGLLQEGFIGNDAIAAGILLRSDMTVAEVLACYADHSDHNPVLVHAGFTAPKDLAAALAADLPDMTNVFVDDHAKLLYRKHFSDSDRILVRDGFKRQRNADYPAMEEFSDLHVTYADLGMDGFGDFLIVGDVYSEGGGPAYAVAIHLSFIDPDKDDVMYIYHFVSDTKDTPTDPAGKFGQALAKVIAKLDSGNSKLLETEAIKEFRELHEKGHFPGLGYVKKLSMKHHIETLADYIG, encoded by the coding sequence ATGTATCATCCCTATTTTCGTGGAAAGCAGTTCGAGCTCATTACAATTCGTGAAATGGCTCCCTTGCTCGCCGAGAAGGAATTCGTCCCGATCATCGAGCCAGTGCGCGAAGCGCTCGGCGGTCTGAAAAAGACGCTAACCGCCGTGTGCGACGCCGGCGGTCGCGCCATAGTCATCGTCAATCCCTATCATGGCGATCATCAGGAAGATGGGACAAGCATCACCGGCCTCCTACAGGAAGGCTTTATCGGCAACGACGCAATTGCCGCGGGTATCCTGCTACGGAGCGACATGACAGTCGCCGAAGTCTTGGCATGCTACGCCGATCATTCGGACCATAATCCGGTGCTGGTCCATGCGGGCTTTACCGCGCCAAAAGATCTGGCGGCCGCCCTAGCAGCGGACTTGCCGGACATGACCAACGTGTTCGTCGATGACCACGCCAAGCTCCTCTATCGGAAGCATTTCAGCGACAGCGATCGCATCCTTGTGCGGGACGGGTTCAAGCGGCAGCGCAATGCGGACTACCCTGCAATGGAAGAGTTCTCCGACCTCCATGTGACCTATGCCGATCTCGGAATGGATGGTTTCGGAGATTTCCTGATCGTGGGCGACGTCTATAGCGAAGGCGGTGGACCGGCTTATGCGGTCGCGATCCACCTGTCCTTCATCGATCCCGACAAGGACGATGTGATGTACATCTATCACTTCGTCTCCGACACCAAGGACACACCGACCGACCCGGCAGGCAAGTTCGGCCAGGCGCTCGCAAAGGTCATTGCCAAATTGGATAGCGGCAATTCAAAGCTGCTCGAGACCGAGGCGATCAAGGAATTTCGCGAGCTCCACGAAAAGGGCCATTTCCCGGGCCTCGGCTATGTCAAAAAGCTCTCGATGAAGCATCATATCGAGACGCTCGCTGACTATATCGGCTGA